A single region of the Lysinibacillus sp. B2A1 genome encodes:
- a CDS encoding DUF1128 domain-containing protein: MDLSVPSKENVIYMVDQMKDKLRMVNVDAMKSENFDEANYEDLVYLYEMVMKRESFSPSEMQAIVAELGALRK, encoded by the coding sequence ATGGATTTATCAGTACCGTCAAAAGAGAACGTTATTTATATGGTTGACCAAATGAAAGACAAGCTACGAATGGTAAATGTTGATGCCATGAAATCGGAAAACTTTGATGAAGCAAATTATGAAGACTTAGTTTATTTATACGAAATGGTGATGAAACGGGAATCATTTAGCCCAAGTGAGATGCAGGCCATTGTTGCTGAATTAGGTGCGTTACGAAAATAA
- a CDS encoding flagellar motor protein MotB, translated as MAKKAKKKKHDEHIDESWLVPYADILTLLLAVFIILFASSSIDQEKLQRMSAVFNQVFDGGTSFLEQPSPVQTPNAESDKTPQQSQQNSAYLKDQQELAEIKESVENFIAVHEMEGQFATEMTDEGLLVTIRDSILFDSGKATIKPEYKPIAKELADVLVSDPARNIVITGHTDNVPAGPAFSSNFELSGMRAINFLNILLISNSKLDPINFSFKGYGENRAIAPNDTAEGRAKNRRVEVLILPFVTEDGSEAKSTQ; from the coding sequence TTGGCAAAGAAAGCTAAGAAAAAAAAGCATGATGAGCATATTGATGAATCCTGGTTAGTACCATATGCAGATATTTTAACATTGCTATTAGCTGTGTTTATTATCCTATTTGCATCTAGTTCCATAGATCAAGAGAAATTGCAACGAATGTCAGCAGTTTTTAATCAAGTATTCGATGGTGGTACAAGCTTTTTAGAGCAGCCTTCGCCAGTACAAACTCCGAATGCAGAAAGTGATAAAACGCCTCAACAATCACAGCAAAATTCAGCCTATTTAAAGGATCAACAGGAGCTAGCTGAAATTAAAGAGAGTGTTGAAAATTTTATTGCTGTTCATGAGATGGAAGGGCAATTTGCAACAGAAATGACGGATGAAGGTTTGCTAGTCACAATTCGAGATAGCATTCTGTTCGATTCAGGTAAAGCAACTATTAAACCAGAATATAAACCGATTGCAAAAGAGCTTGCGGATGTATTAGTATCAGATCCAGCGCGTAATATAGTTATTACTGGTCATACTGATAATGTTCCAGCTGGACCTGCCTTCTCGTCTAACTTTGAATTATCGGGAATGCGAGCAATAAACTTCCTTAATATTTTATTGATTAGCAATTCGAAGTTAGATCCTATAAACTTCAGTTTTAAAGGCTACGGCGAAAACCGTGCTATCGCGCCAAACGATACTGCAGAAGGGCGTGCGAAAAACCGCCGAGTTGAAGTATTAATATTACCATTTGTTACTGAGGATGGTTCAGAAGCAAAAAGTACACAATAG
- a CDS encoding flagellar motor protein MotA (With Mot B forms the ion channels that couple flagellar rotation to proton/sodium motive force across the membrane and forms the stator elements of the rotary flagellar machine.) — translation MDISSIVGLIIAFIALLTGMVLKGVSLSAFYNPAAILIIIFGTISAVTIAFPMKELKRVPKLFKILFKETKLADDIEIIRMFSQWADLARREGLLALESKASEIEDPFLKNGLTLAIDGQNADYIRDVLTEEVEAMEERHASGSAIFTQAGTYAPTLGVLGAVVGLIAALGDMNDIEKLGHAISAAFMATLLGIFTGYVLWHPFANKLKRKSAVEVKQKRMMIEGILSVLEGEAPRVIEQKLASYLTMEERRQISGESGAGGLGKES, via the coding sequence ATGGATATATCGTCGATTGTAGGGTTAATAATTGCGTTTATAGCGCTATTAACAGGAATGGTGCTAAAGGGAGTAAGCTTAAGTGCATTTTATAACCCAGCAGCCATTCTAATTATCATCTTCGGTACTATTTCCGCTGTCACAATTGCCTTCCCTATGAAGGAATTGAAGCGAGTACCAAAGCTATTTAAAATTCTTTTTAAAGAAACTAAATTAGCGGATGATATAGAGATTATTAGGATGTTTTCACAATGGGCAGATTTAGCTCGTCGTGAAGGATTACTAGCACTTGAAAGTAAGGCTTCAGAAATTGAAGATCCATTTTTGAAAAATGGGCTTACATTAGCGATTGATGGACAAAATGCAGACTATATCCGTGATGTTTTAACGGAAGAGGTTGAAGCAATGGAAGAACGTCATGCTAGTGGTTCTGCAATCTTTACTCAAGCAGGTACATATGCTCCGACTTTAGGGGTACTTGGTGCGGTAGTAGGTTTAATCGCCGCACTAGGAGATATGAATGATATTGAAAAATTGGGGCATGCTATTTCGGCTGCCTTCATGGCTACATTATTAGGTATTTTTACAGGTTATGTTTTATGGCACCCATTTGCAAATAAGCTTAAACGCAAATCTGCTGTAGAAGTTAAGCAAAAAAGAATGATGATTGAGGGTATTCTTTCGGTTTTAGAAGGAGAGGCTCCACGTGTTATTGAACAAAAACTTGCTTCTTATTTAACGATGGAAGAACGTCGTCAAATTTCGGGTGAAAGCGGGGCGGGTGGCCTTGGCAAAGAAAGCTAA
- a CDS encoding aminopeptidase: protein MLLSFNTKLLKYAELAVKVGVNIQKNQYLYISCSTDNLKLAQIITKLAYENGAKQVFVDLSDDELVRTRYEKAPKDSFDFFPPWKVQEREWLAENGAAFLSITSHNPDLLKGIEHEKIMAFQKASGKALANYYSWLQADKFSWTVIAAPSEQWAAKVFPNLPEDQQMNALWEAIFEATRINLENPVAAWLEHDQQLHSKADYLTSKQYKALHYLAPGTDLTIELPSKHIWTGGSSENVQGQIFMANMPTEEIFTAPLKTGVNGYVTSTKPLSYGGNIINNFKLTFKDGRIVDIAAEQGQEILTSLIETDEGAHYLGEIALVAHESAISQSGLLFYNTLFDENASNHLAIGNAYAFCIEGGKEMSTEELLTKGLNHSLTHVDFMIGSEQMNIDGITKDEQKEPIFRNGNWAI from the coding sequence TTGTTATTATCTTTTAACACAAAATTACTAAAATATGCCGAATTAGCTGTGAAAGTAGGAGTAAATATCCAAAAAAATCAGTACCTCTATATAAGCTGTTCGACCGATAATTTAAAACTAGCACAAATAATTACTAAATTAGCCTATGAAAATGGTGCAAAACAGGTATTTGTAGATTTGTCTGACGATGAGCTTGTACGTACTCGCTACGAAAAAGCCCCAAAAGACTCATTTGATTTTTTCCCACCGTGGAAGGTACAGGAGCGCGAATGGCTTGCTGAGAATGGGGCTGCCTTTTTAAGCATTACTTCGCATAATCCTGATTTATTAAAGGGCATTGAGCATGAAAAAATTATGGCTTTCCAAAAAGCCTCTGGAAAAGCATTAGCTAATTATTATAGTTGGTTACAGGCAGATAAATTCAGTTGGACAGTTATTGCCGCTCCATCAGAACAATGGGCAGCAAAGGTATTTCCTAATTTGCCAGAAGATCAACAAATGAATGCTTTATGGGAAGCAATATTTGAGGCCACACGTATCAATCTCGAAAATCCGGTTGCAGCTTGGCTAGAGCATGATCAGCAATTACATAGCAAAGCTGATTATTTAACTAGCAAACAATATAAAGCGTTGCACTATTTAGCACCAGGCACAGATTTGACGATTGAATTACCGTCAAAACATATATGGACTGGTGGAAGTAGCGAAAATGTACAAGGGCAAATCTTTATGGCTAATATGCCAACTGAAGAAATTTTTACCGCACCGCTTAAAACAGGTGTTAACGGCTATGTAACAAGCACTAAGCCTTTGAGCTATGGTGGAAATATTATTAATAATTTCAAGCTAACATTTAAGGATGGCCGAATTGTTGACATAGCAGCTGAGCAAGGACAAGAAATTTTAACCTCTCTAATCGAAACAGATGAGGGAGCACATTATCTTGGTGAAATAGCGTTAGTAGCACATGAATCCGCTATTTCTCAATCAGGTCTATTATTTTACAATACATTATTCGATGAAAATGCCTCCAATCATTTAGCCATAGGTAATGCCTATGCCTTTTGCATTGAGGGTGGCAAAGAAATGTCCACTGAAGAATTACTTACAAAGGGACTGAATCATAGTTTAACACATGTGGACTTTATGATTGGTTCTGAGCAAATGAATATAGATGGTATTACAAAAGACGAGCAAAAAGAACCTATTTTCCGCAATGGTAATTGGGCAATTTAA